Proteins co-encoded in one Phycodurus eques isolate BA_2022a chromosome 14, UOR_Pequ_1.1, whole genome shotgun sequence genomic window:
- the gsc gene encoding homeobox protein goosecoid has translation MPAGMFSIDSILSGRPSCKEPLLLHRSGPVALPAGGPRDCVYADYNGLYAATCGPPAPGAQPVNGTPLGYNGYYYGQLHVRGAAGPPCCGAVHGLNPQQSACIAPGYDSPGSVLVAPVPHHVMSYVNMGGFSRTELQLLNQLHCRRKRRHRTIFTDEQLEALEGLFQETKYPDVGTREQLARKVHLREEKVEVWFKNRRAKWRRQKRSSSEESENTRKWSKPPKTEQRKSEADSD, from the exons ATGCCCGCCGGGATGTTCAGCATCGACAGCATCCTGTCCGGACGGCCGAGCTGCAAGGAGCCGCTGCTGCTGCACCGGAGCGGCCCGGTCGCGCTGCCCGCCGGGGGCCCGCGCGACTGCGTGTACGCAGACTACAACGGATTGTACGCGGCCACGTGCGGGCCGCCCGCCCCCGGAGCGCAGCCGGTGAACGGAACCCCGCTGGGATATAACGGCTATTACTACGGACAGCTGCACGTCCGAGGCGCCGCGGGGCCGCCGTGTTGCGGCGCAGTGCACGGCCTCAACCCGCAGCAAAGCGCCTGCATCGCGCCAG gcTACGACAGTCCGGGCTCGGTGCTGGTCGCCCCGGTGCCGCACCACGTGATGTCCTACGTGAACATGGGCGGCTTCTCGCGGACCGAGCTGCAGCTCCTCAACCAGCTGCACTGCCGCAGGAAGCGGCGGCACCGAACCATCTTCACCGACGAGCAGCTGGAAGCTCTGGAGGGCCTCTTCCAGGAGACCAAGTACCCCGACGTAGGCACGCGCGAACAACTCGCTCGCAAGGTCCACCTCCGGGAGGAGAAGGTCGAG GTATGGTTCAAAAACAGACGAGCCAAATGGAGGAGGCAGAAAAGGTCGTCGTCGGAGGAGTCAGAGAACACTCGGAAATGGAGCAAACCCCCCAAAACGGAGCAGCGCAAAAGCGAAGCGGACTCAGACTGA